The Pogona vitticeps strain Pit_001003342236 chromosome 3, PviZW2.1, whole genome shotgun sequence genome includes a window with the following:
- the SPRY2 gene encoding protein sprouty homolog 2 — METRAQNGSGSQPLLQSHHDSGRQYGGESDLRDVLAQQVHVLSLDQIKAIRNTNEYTEPPTVAPRPGVKPVPRPQLQHKTERPPALTEQQRHLTRAQHPPVHVSSRVPLSRSVSTVSSGSRGSTRTSTSSNSSEQRLLGPSLGTVVDGIIRVQPKPELKPNELKPPSKEDLRMHAYRCEDCGKCKCKECTYPRTLPSCWICDKQCLCSAQNVVDYGTCVCCVKGLFYHCSNDDEDNCADNPCSCSQSHCCTRWSTMGLVSLVLPCLWCYLPAKGCLKLCQGCYDQVNRPGCRCKHSNTVCCKVPSVPPRNLEKPT, encoded by the coding sequence ATGGAGACAAGAGCTCAGAATGGCAGCGGATCGCAGCCCTTGCTACAAAGTCATCATGACAGTGGGCGACAATATGGCGGCGAGTCTGACCTGAGGGATGTTCTGGCTCAGCAGGTTCATGTCCTGTCGTTAGACCAGATCAAGGCTATCCGGAACACAAATGAATACACGGAACCGCCTACCGTGGCTCCACGGCCTGGGGTAAAACCTGTGCCCCGTCCACAACTACAACACAAAACGGAAAGGCCACCCGCATTGACTGAACAACAGCGTCATCTTACAAGGGCCCAGCATCCCCCAGTCCACGTCTCTTCCCGGGTACCCCTCTCCCGTTCTGTTAGCACAGTCAGCTCTGGCTCACGGGGCAGCACAAGGACAAGCACAAGTAGCAACTCCTCAGAACAGAGACTCCTGGGGCCAAGTTTGGGGACCGTTGTGGATGGAATAATTCGGGTGCAACCCAAGCCAGAGCTCAAGCCGAATGAGCTCAAGCCTCCGAGCAAAGAAGATTTGCGTATGCATGCCTACCGGTGTGAGGACTGTGGGAAATGTAAGTGTAAGGAGTGCACTTATCCGCGAACCCTTCCTTCCTGTTGGATCTGTGACAAGCAGTGCCTTTGCTCAGCCCAGAACGTGGTTGATTACGGGACTTGCGTCTGTTGCGTCAAGGGGCTGTTCTACCACTGCTCCAATGACGATGAGGACAACTGTGCTGACAACCCCTGCTCGTGCAGCCAGTCCCACTGCTGCACCCGGTGGTCCACGATGGGGCTGGTGTCCCTCGTTCTGCCTTGCCTGTGGTGTTACCTGCCTGCCAAGGGCTGCCTTAAGTTGTGCCAAGGCTGTTATGACCAGGTCAACAGGCCGGGCTGTCGCTGTAAACACTCCAATACGGTTTGCTGCAAAGTTCCCAGTGTCCCACCCAGGAACTTGGAGAAGCCAACATAG